The following proteins come from a genomic window of Bradyrhizobium paxllaeri:
- a CDS encoding FAD-dependent monooxygenase, with product MAAARTIIVAGAGIGGLTAALSLAAKGFRVIILEKAERLEEAGAGLQLSPNASRILVDLGLRSRLAARAVTPEAINIMSARAGGEIARLPLGEAASLRAGAPYWVMHRADLQAALLAAVNDHPDIDLRLGCQFEDVTSHAKGLTVVQRRGNTRQHELAAALVGADGIWSAVRNHLFPEVQPQFSGLIAWRGTLDATTLPREYTSARVQLWMGPDAHLVAYPISGARQINVVAIVPGTWNRPGWSAPGEANELKSAFASQRWPATARMLIGAVDGWRRWALFTLPDIGEWTDGAIALLGDAAHAMLPFAAQGAGMAIEDAAVLAKSLSESPGDNIAGIPAALKRYGRQRRGRVLRVQRAARQQGRIYHLTGPLALARDFAIKAMGPERMLARQNWIYDWRV from the coding sequence GTGGCTGCCGCGCGCACCATCATTGTTGCTGGTGCCGGGATCGGGGGACTGACGGCAGCGCTTTCGCTCGCTGCCAAGGGCTTTCGCGTCATCATCCTGGAGAAGGCGGAACGGCTGGAGGAGGCCGGTGCCGGGCTGCAGCTTTCGCCCAACGCCAGCCGGATCCTGGTCGATCTCGGCCTGCGCTCGCGGCTCGCTGCCCGTGCCGTAACGCCCGAGGCGATCAACATCATGAGTGCCCGCGCGGGCGGGGAGATCGCCCGCCTGCCGCTCGGCGAGGCCGCCAGCCTTCGCGCCGGCGCGCCCTACTGGGTGATGCACCGCGCCGATCTGCAAGCCGCACTGCTGGCTGCGGTCAACGACCATCCGGACATCGACCTCAGGCTCGGCTGCCAGTTCGAAGACGTGACTTCGCACGCCAAGGGGCTGACCGTGGTCCAGCGCCGCGGCAATACGCGGCAACACGAGCTCGCGGCGGCGCTGGTTGGCGCCGACGGCATCTGGTCGGCAGTGCGGAACCATCTGTTCCCGGAGGTGCAACCGCAATTTTCCGGCCTGATCGCCTGGCGAGGAACGCTCGATGCGACGACGCTGCCGCGCGAATATACGTCGGCCCGCGTGCAACTCTGGATGGGGCCGGATGCCCACCTGGTCGCCTACCCGATCTCGGGGGCGCGGCAGATCAACGTCGTCGCGATCGTGCCGGGAACCTGGAACCGGCCGGGCTGGAGCGCGCCGGGCGAAGCCAACGAACTGAAGAGCGCGTTCGCCTCGCAGCGCTGGCCTGCGACGGCGCGGATGCTGATCGGCGCCGTCGACGGCTGGCGGCGATGGGCGCTGTTCACCCTGCCCGATATCGGCGAATGGACCGACGGCGCCATCGCGCTGCTCGGCGATGCCGCGCATGCGATGCTGCCGTTTGCCGCGCAAGGCGCCGGCATGGCGATCGAGGACGCCGCCGTGCTCGCCAAATCCTTGAGCGAAAGCCCGGGCGACAATATCGCGGGTATCCCGGCGGCGCTGAAGCGCTATGGCCGGCAGCGGCGCGGTCGCGTGCTGCGCGTGCAGCGCGCCGCCCGGCAGCAGGGGCGCATCTATCATCTCACCGGACCGCTGGCGCTGGCGCGCGACTTCGCCATCAAGGCGATGGGACCGGAGCGCATGCTGGCGCGGCAGAACTGGATCTATGATTGGCGGGTGTAG
- a CDS encoding zinc-finger domain-containing protein, which yields MSDHVVPHFHNDAGVSVIEIGSQEFMCVGANPPFDHPHVFLDLGNDNEIICPYCSTLYRFAADLGAGEARPPECVLRDKVA from the coding sequence ATGTCCGACCATGTCGTCCCGCACTTCCATAACGACGCCGGGGTCTCGGTAATCGAGATCGGCTCGCAGGAATTCATGTGCGTGGGCGCCAACCCGCCGTTCGACCATCCGCACGTGTTCCTGGACCTCGGCAACGACAACGAGATCATCTGCCCCTATTGCTCGACGCTGTACCGCTTTGCCGCCGACCTCGGCGCCGGCGAAGCCCGGCCGCCGGAATGCGTCCTGAGGGACAAGGTCGCCTGA